A window from Citrus sinensis cultivar Valencia sweet orange chromosome 3, DVS_A1.0, whole genome shotgun sequence encodes these proteins:
- the LOC102622967 gene encoding protein FAR1-RELATED SEQUENCE 5 — MDLEAPAEETPAEEKTVITESPTGGESDVCEIDTRREPYEGMVFESEDAAKIFYDEYARRAGFSTRIISSRKSERDGSIISRHLACNKEGFNANRRKSGRVQIRKRESIREGCRAMILVKREKPGRWVVTKFEKEHNHLLLSSGKDGPSPDEKDRKIRELSMELHRANQKLEACQEQLQIVMSYIEEHAKCLSKTVEEAVKDIQKVESGKQKEP, encoded by the exons TGGATTTGGAAGCCCCTGCAGAAGAAACGCCTGCTGAAGAGAAAACTGTGATAACAGAAAGTCCTACAGGAGGTGAATCTGATGTTTGTGAAATTGACACTAGACGCGAACCATATGAGGGTATGGTGTTTGAGTCGGAAGATGCTGCCAAAATATTCTATGATGAGTATGCCAGACGCGCAGGATTTTCGACACGAATTATTTCATCGCGTAAGTCAGAGCGTGATGGATCGATCATCTCTCGCCATCTTGCATGTAATAAAGAGGGATTTAATGCTAACCGTCGGAAGTCCGGACGGGTTCAGATTCGAAAGCGAGAGAGCATACGGGAAGGTTGCAGGGCAATGATATTggtgaagagagagaagccAGGGAGGTGGGTTGTGACGAAATTTGAGAAGGAGCATAATCACCTACTATTAAGTTCTGGAAAGGATGGGCCATCTCCA GACgagaaagatagaaaaattcGAGAGCTATCTATGGAGTTGCATCGTGCAAATCAAAAGTTGGAAGCATGCCAAGAACAGCTGCAAATAGTTATGTCGTATATCGAGGAACACGCTAAGTGTCTGTCGAAAACAGTTGAAGAGGCAGTTAAGGATATCCAAAAGGTCGAATCTGGAAAACAAAAGGAACCCTAG